The genomic region CATCGAGGTTGGTGTGGTAATCGAGTTCGGCCGATTGCTGCATCCAGGCCAGATCGGCACCGGCGCTGAAATGCTTGCCGCGTCCACGGATCAGCAGAAAACGCAGGCTGGCATCGCTCGAGACTTTGTCCAGTGCGAGGATCAGTTCGCGGATCATTTCGGCGTTGAAGGCGTTGTTCTTTTCTTCTCGGCTGAGCCACAGGGTGGCGAAACCACGGGTGTCAGTCTGCAGCTCGAGGGTGTTGAAGTCGCTCATGGTTTTCTCCAGATCACATCCGGAACACGCCGAAGCGGCTCGGTTCGATAGGTGCGTTCAGCGACGCCGATAAGGCCAGGGCCAACACGTCGCGGGTCTGCGCCGGGTCGATGACACCGTCATCCCACAGCCGGGCGCTGGAGTAGTAGGGGTGACCCTGTTCTTCGTACTGATCGAGGATCGGTTGCTTGATCTCAGCCTCCTGCTCGGCGCTGAAACGATGCCCGCTGCGCTCGGTTTGCTCACGCTTGACCTGCACCAGCACGCCCGCCGCCTGTTCGGCGCCCATCACGCCGATCCGCGCGTTCGGCCACATCCACAGGAAGCGTGGATCATAAGCCCGCCCGCACATGCCGTAGTTACCGGCACCGAAACTGCCGCCGATGATCACGGTGAATTTCGGCACCTTGGCGCAGGCCACCGCAGTCACCAATTTCGCGCCGTGCTTGGCGATGCCGCCGGCCTCGTATTTCTGGCCGACCATGAAACCGGTGATGTTTTGCAGGAACAGCAATGGAATGCCGCGCTGGCAGGCCAGTTCGATGAAGTGCGCGCCTTTCTGCGCGGCCTCGGCGAAGAGGATGCCGTTGTTGGCGAGGATCGCGATCGGGTAGCCATGCAAGTGGGCAAAGCCGCACACCAATGTCGTCCCGAACAGTGCCTTGAACTCATCGAACACTGAGCCGTCCACCAGTCGCGCAATCACTTCACGCACGTCGAACGGTTGCTTGGCGTCGGCCGAGACCACGCCGTACAACTCGTCGCTGCTGTACAGCGGCGCGATCGGTGTGCGTTGTTGCAGTTCGCCGAGCTTGCGCCAGTTGAGGTTGGCGATACTGCGTCGGGCCAATGCCAGGGCATGTTCATCGCTTTCGGCGTAGTGGTCGGCGACCCCGGAAATCTTGCAGTGCACATCGGCCCCTCCAAGGTCTTCGGCGCTGACCACTTCACCGGTCGCGGCTTTCACCAGTGGCGGGCCGGCGAGGAAAATCGTTGCCTGCTGACGGACCATGATCGCTTCATCGGCCATCGCTGGCACGTAAGCGCCACCGGCGGTGCACGAGCCCATGACCACCGCAATCTGCGGAATGCCCATGGCGCTCATGTTGGCCTGGTTGAAGAAAATCCGCCCGAAGTGTTCGCGGTCTGGGAACACTTCGTCCTGACGCGGCAAGTTGGCGCCGCCGGAGTCCACCAGATAGATGCAGGGCAGGCGATTCTGCTGGGCGATGGTTTGCGCACGCAGGTGTTTTTTCACGGTCAGCGGGTAATACGAGCCGCCTTTCACGGTGGCATCGTTGGCGACGATCATGCATTCGACGCCTTCCACCCGGCCGATCCCGGCAATCACACCAGCGGCGGGAACGTCTTCGCCATAGACCGCATAGGCCGCCAGTTGGCTGATTTCGAGAAACGGCGAACCCGGATCGAGCAGGCGATTGATCCGCTCACGGGGCAGCAATTTGCCCCGCGAAGTGTGACGTTCTTGCGCCTTCGGGCCACCACCTTGCTGCACTTGCGCGAGCAGGGTGTGCAGGGCGTCGACCTGTTTGAGCATCGCCGCGCTGTTGGCGGCGAACTCTGCCGAACGGGGGTTGAGCTGGGTATGCAGGATAGCCATGGACAGCTCCGTTTAGCGGGTTTCGTTGAACAGTTCGCGACCGATCAGCATGCGACGGATCTCACTGGTGCCGGCGCCGATTTCATACAGCTTGGCGTCACGCAGCAAGCGACCGGCCGGGAATTCGTTGATGTAGCCGTTGCCGCCAAGAATCTGGATCGCGTCGAGGGCCATTTGCGTGGCGCGTTCGGCGCTGTAGAGGATCACCCCGGCGGCGTCCTTGCGGGTGGTTTCGCCGCGTTCGCAGGCTTGCGCTACCGCATAGAGGTAGGCGCGGCTGGCGTTGAGTTGGGTGTACATGTCGGCGACCTTGCCCTGGATCAACTGGAATTCGCCGATGCTCTGGCCGAACTGTTTGCGGTCGTGGATGTACGGCACGATCAGGTCCATGCACGCTTGCATGATCCCGGTCGGGCCGCCCGAAAGCACCACGCGCTCGTAGTCGAGGCCGCTCATCAGCACTTTCACGCCGCCGTTTAGCACGCCGAGGATGTTTTCTTCCGGCACTTCGACGTCATCGAAAAACAGCTCGCAGGTGTTCGAACCGCGCATGCCGAGCTTGTCGAACTTGTTGCTGCGGCTGAAGCCTTTCCAGTCACGTTCGACGATGAACGCGGTGATGCCGTGCGGGCCTTTTTCCAGGTCGGTCTTGGCGTAGATCACGTAGGTGTTGGCGTCCGGGCCGTTGGTGATCCAGGTTTTGCTGCCGTTGAGGACGTAGTGGTCACCGCGCTTATCGGCGCGCAGCTTCATCGAGACCACGTCGGAACCGGCGTTCGGCTCGCTCATGGCCAGCGCGCCGATGTGCTCGCCGCTGATCAGTTTCGGCAGGTATTTGCTTTTCTGTTCATGAGTGCCGTTGCGGTTGATCTGGTTGACGCAGAGGTTGGAGTGCGCACCGTAGGACAGGGCGACCGACGCCGAACCACGGCTGATTTCTTCCATGGCGACCACGTGCGCCAGATAACCCAGGCCGGCGCCGCCGTACTCTTCCGGCACGGTGATGCCCAGCAGGCCCATGTCGCCGAATTTGCGCCACAGGTCGGCCGGGAACAGGTTGTCGATGTCGATCTGAGCGGCGCGCGGGGCGATCTCTTTGGCGACGAAGGACTGAACCTGATCGCGCAGCATGTCGATGGTTTCACCGAGGGCAAAGTTCAGGGATGGGT from Pseudomonas sp. GGS8 harbors:
- a CDS encoding carboxyl transferase domain-containing protein; this translates as MAILHTQLNPRSAEFAANSAAMLKQVDALHTLLAQVQQGGGPKAQERHTSRGKLLPRERINRLLDPGSPFLEISQLAAYAVYGEDVPAAGVIAGIGRVEGVECMIVANDATVKGGSYYPLTVKKHLRAQTIAQQNRLPCIYLVDSGGANLPRQDEVFPDREHFGRIFFNQANMSAMGIPQIAVVMGSCTAGGAYVPAMADEAIMVRQQATIFLAGPPLVKAATGEVVSAEDLGGADVHCKISGVADHYAESDEHALALARRSIANLNWRKLGELQQRTPIAPLYSSDELYGVVSADAKQPFDVREVIARLVDGSVFDEFKALFGTTLVCGFAHLHGYPIAILANNGILFAEAAQKGAHFIELACQRGIPLLFLQNITGFMVGQKYEAGGIAKHGAKLVTAVACAKVPKFTVIIGGSFGAGNYGMCGRAYDPRFLWMWPNARIGVMGAEQAAGVLVQVKREQTERSGHRFSAEQEAEIKQPILDQYEEQGHPYYSSARLWDDGVIDPAQTRDVLALALSASLNAPIEPSRFGVFRM
- a CDS encoding isovaleryl-CoA dehydrogenase, with the protein product MSYPSLNFALGETIDMLRDQVQSFVAKEIAPRAAQIDIDNLFPADLWRKFGDMGLLGITVPEEYGGAGLGYLAHVVAMEEISRGSASVALSYGAHSNLCVNQINRNGTHEQKSKYLPKLISGEHIGALAMSEPNAGSDVVSMKLRADKRGDHYVLNGSKTWITNGPDANTYVIYAKTDLEKGPHGITAFIVERDWKGFSRSNKFDKLGMRGSNTCELFFDDVEVPEENILGVLNGGVKVLMSGLDYERVVLSGGPTGIMQACMDLIVPYIHDRKQFGQSIGEFQLIQGKVADMYTQLNASRAYLYAVAQACERGETTRKDAAGVILYSAERATQMALDAIQILGGNGYINEFPAGRLLRDAKLYEIGAGTSEIRRMLIGRELFNETR